The DNA region CTGTAATAAACCACATTTCACAGGTTGGGTTTGAACACCAGACAGGCCTAAAATGATCATCAGTTGTAAAATATCATGTTAAAATCACATAAAAGAAAATTATGTACAATACTAAGACAAgaacattgttgtgtttttgaggTGCTACTAATTAGTGAATACACAGATTCCCCACTGCTCTTGAACTCACCAGCGTCCATGGTCAGAACGATTTCCTGTTCTGACCatgtgacattaaaatgactctgaaaatacaaaaacaacattaactCTGTGGAGTATGTAAAGCAATTTGCAGTTTGAGTTTCACACTGAAGTGAAATTAAATCATAACTGGAAGAGCTACTGTGGTTGTTAAACCTCATTCACTGTACGTTGTCACCACCTGCTTCTTTATCGCACAACTGCCAATCAGTACAGTGGCTCAGAGAGCGTCTCGCAGCTTCCTCCTACGTGCAGTACATGAATTAGAGCCTGAGATGTCACCTGCTGTCGCCAGCGTTGGTCCAGTAACTACATCACATTCAATAAaggattttaaaaaatacaccGTCATCTTTATTGTAATGCTTCATTTAGAACAACTTGTATATTATGAATGTATACAGTGATACAGAGATGAGGCCAGTTTCTTGGTACTGTTACTCATTCCTCAGGAAAATTAAAGTACTCTACTCGTCTGCGCTGACGATGATCCACTCATgcattgaaaaacaaaatgcaactgCCAATAACTGCATGGTTACGTCGGAAAAGGTTTCTGTTCTTTTATGGTGCAGTGACTAATGTATGTTTTATTcttccagctcctgctgaagAGCTGGATGTGTGGTTCTCTGAACATGCGTCGGATCACAGCTCCCTGAGAGTTTACTGGAAGGTAAGGTTCTAACGCTGTTTCCTCACATTGCTGAATGATGAcgacacgcacgtgcacacacgtgcacacacacacgcgcgcgcgtacgtaggtacacacacacacactcacatacacacacacaaacgcacacacacttgcgTCCTCTCCATACGttccctctcctctgtcttgcTCTTGTGTTGTCGCCATAGTAACACTTTCTGATCATGTTGCACTAGTGTGCACTATTCAAACGAAAAGGTCAACCCTTGACCACTTCTGAGGCGTCACAGAGTCGCACATCCCCAACCTGCacaacacgcacaaacacactcacagactAAAAGGGCAGAGATAAGTGAAACCTGTCAGCCGACACCACAGTTTCAATTTACAAGAAAAGAGGAGCTGAACAGAAATGGTGTGTCTTATATACTGCGGTGTGTTCATCTTCAGCATcctgtgcacagacacatttCGTCACGTTAAAGCACATTTCTTTTATCAAAATCCAAGACTGTTGTATGCTGGATTATTTACTGTCGAACATTCCTGTTGCTGCAGGAGCCACACATTTCCGTCTCCAGAGGGAAGATCACTGGGTACCAGCTCAAAGCGTGTGCCCCAGATTGTGGACGGTACTTCATCGCCAACGTCAGCGCTGATGTCAGGAATTATTCAGTGCCGTTTTGTCCTAACTGCAAAGTGACTGTGTGGGCTCGCAACTCTAAAGGGCTTTCCCCTCCTGCCAGCGTCACAGCCCGCTACACAGAGGGTACAAAACACAGTCAATGATCCCTGATGTTTAATTATGCTTGTTGAAATGACACACATCTCAAATGGAGGCGTCTGTGTAAGCAGTGTTTACACATACATGTGGTTTTTCAGCCCAGCCTCCTCAGAATGTGCGAGTCACACGAGGTGAACGCGGTGTCGCCATCTACTGGACAAAGCCTGTAACTGCGCCGCTACCTGTCGCCTATCTGGTGGAGTGGTACCCGGCAGGCCACAAGATGGAGGAGCTTCGATGGGTCCGGCTCAGCGGGAACGACCGCCATGTAGTCATCACAGGTGCAGCATGTGGTGTTAAATGACATACAGTCATTATTAAACTTTACTTCTGCCAATCTCTGAAAATGCTTCATCTTGGTGTTTTTTTTGCCTGCAGACATGAAGGCGTTTGAGTGCTACCAGGgagcagtgtttgttttctacagtgaCAATTCGGCGAGTAGCACCACATTTACAGGTGTCGCCACTCAGGAGTCAGGTGAGATTATACATTTTTATGTGTATTAAGGCATGAAGATCTCTAAATATGATTATTGTTAGCCGTAATGACAGAAATGCAGTAACAGGATTATAACATTTGTGCttttctgctgtttgcagccCCAACAGCTGGTCCACAGGTGGAGTATATATATACAGGGAAGGAAAACAGAGTGACGTGGACGGAGCTTCCCAGAGGTCAACGAATGGGCTGCATCACCAAGTACACCATCTATTTAGAGGGCAGCGGTGAACACAAGAAGACCTGTGAGCATGATCGTATTAGTTTGGCCGCAATATTCCAAGCAGCTTTCCCAtttctttactgtgtgtgtgtctgaatgtgtgcTTCAGACTCCGTCCCAGCATCAGAGAGGGGATATGTCATCCAAGGCCTGTCTCCAGATTCATACAGCGTGTGGGTGACagcctccactgctgcagcGGAGGGCCCCGCCGGGCAAAAAGACAGGTTCTTTGTCCAGAGTGAGCAGCGTTTCTTGGATTTGAGTTTAAACCAATTTGATTTTGCTGGCCCAAGTtcacaagaaaaagaaaggaatTTTATTACATATGGCAACAATGCACAAATTGATGGGATTTGGACAGACGCCATTGTGTGTAACATTTTCCATTATGTCTGTGTGGCTGTTGCAGAGTCCCAAATATCTCTCCTACTGGTGTGTGGCGTGGTTTCCGCCGTCttgctgtttgtggtctgtCTGTGCCAGTGCTCAGCTGTAAAACAGAGGTAAGTCAAACAGCAACAGTGTGGTCCTACTAAGTAAATGTATATTTTGTTCATTTGGTTGATTATCTTGCCATGAGCCTTTCCATGCAGCTTCCCATTTTCCCCTTCAggttttggatgtttttccagtgtCTTATCCTTGATGTGGTGCCGGATCCTGCAAACAGCAAATGGGCAAAGGAATGCACCCAGGAGAAGGTAAGAAGTGGTAATGTGGATCAAATTCAAGCTGTGCTGCTCCTCGCTTGTCCTTGTTGAACCTGAGTCTCTCTCCAAAACAGGGCAAGATGAACCTGCAGATGCAGAGTAATTCCAGttccagagaggaagaggagcccaTCCTGGTGAATGTGGAGGAGCTGCCCAAACACATGAGTGGAAGTGTCTCCTCCCAGTACCCCGCTCAGACCTGTCAGAGTCCTGACGTGGAGCCGGCCACGCTGCTCTACCCTGTGACCACATACATCACGAGCTTGTCCCACAACTCTGACAGCTCCGACCACACGCACACCTccatggacacaaacacaaccgtGGGATACATCTCCAACCAGGAGCCGGGAAACATtcatgaagaggaggaggatgaagatgaagagttTCCAGAAGAGCTTAGATTCTTCCCCAGCCCTGTCTTCCTGGAACAGCTGAACTTTGGAGGGAAGCTGACTTTAGATTCTGTTAAAATTTCTTGAGACAATTGTTGCCACAGACTGGACACAGCGACTGGACTGATTCCTTTTTTTCGTCTGTAAAAGAACTACCTCCGAATGAGTCATTAGCAACTTAGAAATGAGTTGTTTGTGGACATTTTCATTGAATGCATTATCAGTGTTTCCTAGGCACACTAATAAGAGGCCGTAATAAGGACTGAATATTGACTGCCTGCCTGAACTGAGATGGGGCGCCCACATTGTGACTAGCTGCAGCGGAAAGAGTGCTACTAAGATGACAGAACGCCTTTCTCTCCAGACATCTTGACATTCCTGTTTCTGACTGTGCTTCAACACATCTATGCTACCTCAACCTTAGCACAGCGAAATGGAAAATTCAATTGTCTCAGATTTAGTGGTGCACATCACCGTTCATAATACAACTGTATTCACTATATGCAACAATTAAGACTAGACTCttaatatatcaaatatttGGAAATATTAAATTTGAGCAAATGCAAACATGCTGATGGCTGttgcatgtgtttttcttgttcACACCAGTGTAACATTTGTTTCAGGCACTTTGTAAAAAATTGGAAACATGAGACTACATTACATTCTGAACCCATTGGGGTGTaattcaatttcatttttaGTCTCTTTCTGATCTGAAGTAGGCTGTATTGTACTTTGAGCCACAGGTCAGTGGCACTAGAATGAAACTGGCAGTATTCTCCGAAATATTTCACAAACCCAAGATAGAAGATTTTGATTTACCAGGTTTCTGCAATAAAGATGTGAAACATACTTTAACAGCACAATATTAACTTGCATCAAAGATAAGGTTTGTCAAAGAGTGAGACTACAAAAAAAATTTCTCGACCATCTTTATTTACCGACAGAGGTCTCTAATAGCAGGGCTAGAATTCACACATTTGTAGAGCACTTCAGTTGTTCCACACAATGAACGACTGTATTTCTTTCAGAGCAATTATGCAGTGGTGCCACTGTGGATGCAACAGGGCAATTCAACAGTGGAGGAAAATCAGCACAGGACAGACTGCAGAAACAAACTGAAGCCGGGTCAAGTTTAACCTGTGGATGCTTGAGTGGAGTGTGTAAACAGTCGCAGAATCTCAGCTGAGTCAAGACACTACCACCCCATATCACTAAAGTAAAAACTAAGGCATTACTTGTACATGGCGAGTCGAAAGATAAAATGCGCCGGGAGGAAGAGACCGGGTGAACAACTTCCTAAATGCAAGTAGATCGAATTGCATGAAATAACTTTCAGCTTGAAAGTGATCCACTTGGAAATGAGATTTAGGAGAGTAATCACCTACGCCGTCCTCCAAAATTACCTATTGTTCCTCATCTAGAACATTTCAGTAAAAAAGAACCTTAATACAGATTTAGGCGCCATTTCATCAATGCATTCAAATGTAGGCAGCATCTCTTGATCAAGGATCAAGGGTGTGTCCTAGTTGCACCATGTGAAATTCAGTCTCTCAAAAATTTATGAaaatatttaagatttacaagcCGAAGATCATAGAAGAATAGACCTcctgtataaaatataaaacaacacCCCAgtgctaaagaaaaaaaaaaatccataaatCTTGTGAGTGAAGTTGTAACTTCATCAGAAATACCTGGTGTGGCAAAGCTTATAAGCTTGGGTTGGAGCTCCACAGTGCCTCTAAAGCGAGCGAGCAATAGCACACACCAAGCTA from Betta splendens chromosome 4, fBetSpl5.4, whole genome shotgun sequence includes:
- the il12rb2 gene encoding interleukin-12 receptor subunit beta-2 — its product is MSQTCAIFAVVLLLAVQLCAGEKSCSLWSSAGPVVPLRSTFIVYCSFNCNCKGSMSSGHPPAAQSHSTLNSTTIYFRVVNITKNRTYSCHCNCSPALDPCGMDISAGHLPDRPKNVSCTFKVKDNESGDVFCTWNTGRDTLLGNSSTLWIRTVSGNGTDELRLTRKGTDSPSGSFPLSTSVQLISVRVHVQNPLGSAESSTINYTLRDIVMPSSPDLVQVDCLSRRCSVAVKQPVRTEHLEIQYTAGQTWTTYTQQVAPMSSVWSISSLEPYRLYHFKARSKFATGLWSEWSSTVTSWTEEETPAEELDVWFSEHASDHSSLRVYWKEPHISVSRGKITGYQLKACAPDCGRYFIANVSADVRNYSVPFCPNCKVTVWARNSKGLSPPASVTARYTEAQPPQNVRVTRGERGVAIYWTKPVTAPLPVAYLVEWYPAGHKMEELRWVRLSGNDRHVVITDMKAFECYQGAVFVFYSDNSASSTTFTGVATQESAPTAGPQVEYIYTGKENRVTWTELPRGQRMGCITKYTIYLEGSGEHKKTYSVPASERGYVIQGLSPDSYSVWVTASTAAAEGPAGQKDRFFVQKSQISLLLVCGVVSAVLLFVVCLCQCSAVKQRFWMFFQCLILDVVPDPANSKWAKECTQEKGKMNLQMQSNSSSREEEEPILVNVEELPKHMSGSVSSQYPAQTCQSPDVEPATLLYPVTTYITSLSHNSDSSDHTHTSMDTNTTVGYISNQEPGNIHEEEEDEDEEFPEELRFFPSPVFLEQLNFGGKLTLDSVKIS